In the Candidatus Baltobacteraceae bacterium genome, one interval contains:
- a CDS encoding cystathionine beta-synthase, whose amino-acid sequence MSAVKSQTPSVLPQHGYYENALQAVGRTPLVRLNKVMDGAKCLVLAKVEYMNPGGSVKDRPAVAMLEDAESSGVLRPGATIIEATSGNTGTGLAMAAAIRGYRCILVMPDKMSKEKIDLLRAYGAEVVVTPTNVANDSPESYYSVASRLAAEIPGAFIPDQWHNHMNPDAHFKSTGPEIWEQTQGRITHFVCGMGTGGTISGTARFLKEQNPKIVVTGADPEGSIYSGDTPKSYKVEGIGMSYLPQTVDMRVIDKILRVSDKESFLMARRIAREEGLLVGGSSGTAVAAAARVAQTLNEGDVLVVVMPDSGRGYMSKIFNDEWMIANGFLEDQRAKVTVGDVLRSKRPLPPMIAIGEDDVVKHALDLLRTHGISQMPVMRGDTVVGSVNDVAVMQSVFDHSDLIHKPIKEVMGRPFPTLDVGAEVDQAYKLLTLANSAIVVSEHDKPIGIIARQDIISFLSATS is encoded by the coding sequence ATGTCTGCTGTGAAGTCGCAGACCCCTTCAGTCCTTCCCCAGCACGGCTACTACGAAAACGCGCTCCAGGCCGTTGGCCGCACGCCGCTGGTTCGGCTCAACAAGGTCATGGACGGCGCGAAGTGCCTTGTCCTCGCCAAGGTCGAGTACATGAACCCGGGCGGAAGCGTGAAAGACCGCCCGGCGGTCGCGATGCTCGAAGACGCCGAGAGCAGTGGAGTACTGCGTCCCGGCGCGACGATCATCGAAGCCACAAGCGGGAACACGGGGACGGGTCTTGCCATGGCCGCCGCAATTCGCGGTTATCGCTGCATCCTCGTAATGCCCGATAAAATGTCGAAAGAGAAGATCGATCTCTTGCGGGCGTACGGCGCGGAAGTGGTCGTGACGCCGACCAACGTCGCGAACGATTCACCCGAATCGTACTATTCGGTTGCGAGCCGGCTCGCCGCCGAGATCCCCGGCGCCTTCATTCCGGATCAATGGCACAATCACATGAATCCGGATGCGCATTTCAAATCCACTGGTCCTGAAATTTGGGAGCAGACGCAAGGACGCATCACCCACTTTGTCTGCGGCATGGGCACCGGCGGGACGATCTCGGGCACGGCACGCTTTCTCAAGGAACAGAATCCAAAGATCGTCGTGACGGGCGCTGACCCCGAAGGCTCGATCTATTCCGGCGACACGCCAAAATCGTACAAAGTCGAGGGAATCGGAATGTCGTATCTCCCGCAGACTGTCGACATGCGCGTAATCGATAAGATCTTACGTGTCTCAGACAAGGAATCGTTCCTCATGGCGCGCCGCATCGCACGCGAAGAGGGTCTGCTCGTCGGCGGTTCGTCGGGTACGGCAGTGGCTGCCGCCGCGCGCGTCGCACAGACTTTGAACGAAGGCGACGTTCTCGTCGTGGTCATGCCCGACTCGGGCCGCGGCTACATGTCGAAGATCTTCAACGACGAGTGGATGATCGCAAACGGTTTTCTCGAGGATCAGCGTGCGAAGGTCACCGTCGGCGACGTTCTGCGCAGCAAACGGCCGTTACCGCCGATGATCGCAATCGGTGAGGACGACGTCGTCAAGCACGCACTCGATCTTCTGCGCACGCACGGTATCTCGCAGATGCCAGTGATGCGCGGCGATACGGTCGTCGGGAGCGTGAACGACGTCGCGGTGATGCAGTCCGTCTTCGATCACTCGGATTTGATTCACAAACCGATCAAGGAAGTGATGGGCCGGCCATTTCCGACGCTCGACGTCGGCGCAGAAGTCGACCAGGCGTACAAGCTGTTAACGCTTGCGAATTCCGCGATCGTCGTCAGCGAACACGACAAGCCGATCGGGATCATCGCGCGACAAGACATCATCAGCTTCCTGAGCGCGACCTCTTAG
- a CDS encoding cobalamin B12-binding domain-containing protein, translated as MPIKVLVAKPGLDGHDRGAKIVARALRDAGMEVVYTGLHQTPEMIVTAALQEDVDVVGISILSGAHMTIFPRVFSLMQERGMDDVIVVAGGVIQEEDRPKLRDLGVADIFDADATTQDLIDGINRLVRERGTDDRRTA; from the coding sequence ATGCCGATCAAGGTACTCGTTGCAAAACCCGGACTGGACGGACACGACCGCGGCGCAAAGATCGTGGCGCGTGCGTTACGCGACGCCGGAATGGAAGTCGTATACACCGGCCTGCACCAGACGCCTGAGATGATCGTTACGGCGGCGCTGCAAGAAGACGTCGACGTCGTTGGCATCAGCATTCTGTCGGGCGCGCACATGACGATCTTTCCTCGCGTCTTCTCGCTTATGCAAGAGCGCGGAATGGACGACGTGATCGTGGTCGCCGGCGGCGTCATTCAGGAAGAAGACCGGCCCAAGTTGCGCGACCTTGGTGTCGCCGACATTTTCGACGCGGATGCGACGACGCAAGATCTCATCGACGGCATCAATCGCCTGGTGCGAGAGCGAGGCACCGATGATCGCCGCACCGCCTAA
- a CDS encoding methylmalonyl-CoA mutase family protein, whose product MQLREKATTADDIREAQHEWEQMSLLPFMERRAERRPEFRTISGTPLERIYTPAHIENLDYIADLGFPGQFPYARGPYPTMYRAQPWTMRQIAGFGTADDTNGRFKYLISQGQTGISTDFDMPTLMGYDSDDVRSEGEVGREGVAVDTVDDMHDLYRDIDLETISVSMTINPSAWILLAMYLVVAEERGFDWKKLSGTVQNDIIKEYIAQKEWIYPPRQAMRIVRDSIVFSAKHLPRYNPVNVSGYHTREAGSTAVQEVAFTLGAGIAYVEEVRKLGIDVDEFAPRLSFYFVSQIDFLEEVAKFRAARRIWARVMKERFGAKKAESMRLRFHCQTAGASCTAREPLNNIARTAIEALAAVCGGAQSLHTNGYDEALAIPSEPAMKIALRTQQIIAEETGVANTIDPLAGSYAIEKMTADIERDVFAYFAEIDRRGGVVRCIEDNYFQAEIADAAFEFHKRKERGEFQFVGVSKYRDESANPKVELHHVDEAASNRQLGRLAAVKKRRDEANVEKTLAELVRVAKSDENLMPATLEAVRVRATGGEIVNALRPIFGTYTETPIF is encoded by the coding sequence ATGCAATTGCGCGAGAAAGCAACGACCGCCGACGACATTCGCGAAGCGCAGCACGAGTGGGAGCAGATGTCACTCCTACCGTTCATGGAACGGCGTGCCGAGCGGCGGCCCGAGTTTCGGACGATCAGCGGTACGCCGCTCGAGCGCATCTACACGCCGGCGCACATCGAGAATCTCGACTACATCGCCGATCTCGGCTTTCCGGGACAGTTTCCCTACGCGCGCGGCCCGTATCCGACGATGTATCGCGCGCAGCCGTGGACGATGCGACAGATCGCGGGCTTCGGAACGGCCGACGACACCAACGGGCGGTTCAAGTATCTCATCTCTCAAGGTCAAACCGGCATCTCGACCGATTTCGATATGCCGACGTTGATGGGTTACGACAGCGACGACGTGCGTAGCGAAGGCGAAGTCGGGCGCGAGGGTGTCGCCGTCGATACCGTCGACGACATGCACGATCTCTACCGCGACATCGATCTCGAGACGATCTCCGTTTCTATGACGATCAATCCGAGCGCCTGGATATTGCTCGCGATGTATCTCGTCGTCGCCGAAGAGCGCGGCTTCGACTGGAAGAAGCTGTCGGGTACCGTTCAGAACGACATCATCAAAGAGTATATCGCGCAAAAGGAGTGGATCTATCCGCCGCGTCAGGCGATGCGGATCGTGCGCGATTCGATCGTCTTTTCGGCGAAGCATCTCCCGCGCTACAACCCGGTCAACGTGAGCGGTTATCACACGCGCGAGGCCGGCTCAACGGCGGTGCAAGAAGTCGCGTTCACGCTTGGCGCCGGGATCGCGTATGTCGAGGAGGTTCGCAAGCTCGGGATCGACGTCGACGAGTTTGCGCCGCGATTGTCGTTTTATTTCGTCTCGCAGATCGACTTCTTGGAAGAGGTCGCCAAGTTCCGGGCGGCACGGCGCATTTGGGCGCGCGTGATGAAGGAGCGGTTCGGCGCGAAGAAAGCCGAGTCGATGCGATTGCGCTTCCATTGCCAGACGGCCGGTGCTTCCTGTACGGCACGCGAGCCCCTGAACAACATCGCGCGCACGGCGATTGAAGCGCTGGCTGCGGTGTGCGGGGGGGCCCAGTCCTTGCACACCAACGGCTACGATGAGGCGCTCGCGATTCCAAGCGAACCGGCGATGAAGATCGCTTTGCGTACCCAGCAGATCATTGCCGAAGAGACGGGCGTCGCAAACACGATCGACCCTCTAGCCGGCTCGTACGCGATCGAGAAGATGACCGCCGACATCGAGCGCGACGTGTTCGCGTATTTCGCTGAGATCGACCGGCGCGGCGGCGTCGTCCGCTGCATCGAGGACAACTACTTCCAAGCCGAGATCGCGGATGCGGCCTTCGAATTCCATAAACGCAAGGAACGCGGCGAATTCCAGTTCGTCGGCGTTTCGAAGTACCGCGACGAGAGTGCGAATCCGAAAGTCGAGCTCCACCACGTCGATGAAGCCGCCTCAAACCGGCAACTTGGCCGCCTCGCAGCAGTCAAGAAACGACGCGACGAAGCCAACGTCGAAAAAACGCTGGCGGAACTCGTTCGCGTCGCGAAGTCGGACGAGAACCTGATGCCGGCGACGCTCGAAGCGGTTCGGGTCCGCGCGACGGGTGGTGAGATCGTCAACGCGCTACGGCCGATCTTTGGGACATATACGGAGACGCCGATTTTCTAA
- a CDS encoding cystathionine gamma-synthase, translating to MRFSTRAIHTGQDADPTTGATIVPIYQTSTYTQTAVGEHKGFDYSRTVNPTRVALETQLASLEDAKFCSAFASGMAAASATLNLLSAGDHVVVTDDLYGGTYRLFSRVLARYGLEFTYVDMTDDASIRSAMRPSTRMLWLETPTNPLLKLIDIAAIAALKGPRQVVVVDNTFATPYLQSPLALGADVVVHSTTKYLGGHSDVIGGATMTNSPEIAETIKFHQNAVGGVPGPMDAYLVMRGAKTLAIRMREHEKNARTIAEFLAKHGEVERVYYPGLESHPQHQLAKRQMRGFGGMLSFVLRGPQERAHDFVRRLKFFSLAESLGGVESLISIPARMTHGSIPKEDRERRGVTDGLIRLSVGIEDADDLVADLDHALSTSRAAALT from the coding sequence ATGCGATTCTCGACGCGAGCCATTCATACCGGTCAGGACGCGGACCCCACGACCGGCGCAACGATCGTACCGATTTACCAAACCTCAACGTACACGCAAACGGCCGTCGGCGAACACAAAGGGTTCGACTACAGTCGCACCGTGAATCCGACGCGCGTCGCACTCGAAACGCAGCTCGCGTCGCTCGAGGACGCCAAATTCTGCAGTGCGTTTGCGAGCGGTATGGCCGCGGCTTCGGCGACGCTCAACCTGCTCTCAGCGGGCGATCACGTGGTCGTCACGGACGACCTGTACGGCGGGACGTACCGGCTGTTTTCCCGCGTGCTTGCCCGCTACGGGCTCGAGTTCACGTACGTGGACATGACCGATGACGCGAGCATCCGCAGCGCTATGCGTCCGAGCACGCGTATGTTATGGCTCGAAACGCCAACGAATCCGCTGCTCAAGCTGATCGACATTGCTGCAATCGCGGCACTCAAAGGACCGCGTCAAGTCGTGGTGGTCGACAATACTTTTGCGACACCCTACTTGCAGTCGCCGCTCGCGCTCGGCGCAGACGTCGTCGTCCACTCGACGACAAAATATCTCGGCGGTCACAGCGACGTTATCGGTGGTGCGACGATGACGAACTCGCCCGAGATCGCCGAAACGATCAAATTTCATCAAAACGCCGTCGGCGGTGTGCCGGGACCAATGGATGCGTATCTCGTGATGCGCGGTGCCAAGACGCTCGCGATCCGGATGCGCGAACACGAAAAGAACGCGCGCACGATCGCGGAGTTTCTCGCCAAGCATGGTGAGGTCGAGCGCGTCTACTATCCCGGTCTCGAGTCGCATCCGCAACATCAGCTGGCCAAACGTCAGATGCGCGGATTCGGCGGGATGCTCAGCTTCGTGCTCCGCGGCCCGCAAGAACGTGCGCACGACTTCGTGCGACGGCTCAAATTTTTCAGCCTCGCTGAGAGCCTAGGCGGCGTCGAATCCTTGATCTCCATTCCAGCGCGTATGACGCACGGTTCGATTCCAAAGGAAGACCGCGAGCGGCGCGGCGTCACCGATGGGCTCATTCGCCTTTCCGTCGGTATCGAAGACGCTGACGATCTCGTTGCCGACCTCGATCACGCACTCTCGACCTCCCGAGCGGCCGCACTGACCTGA
- a CDS encoding amino acid permease codes for MIGIGLLITIPLVLAALHGPLSLAAWILGALVAICDGLVWAELGAALPRSGGLYAFFLELFGPRSGRLLAFLFVWQFVITTPFLLASGYIGFAQYATYILPALRASDLAQHLLAVAIGVVTIFLLARVIVRVALISVVLFGAATLTLVIVTLAAWIRFDPHLAFTPDPQAHTFWPLIAGLGSGLTVTLYDYLGYNTITSIGEEVITPAKTIPRSIIAAVAIVAALYLALQTGILGSTPWQQLLGASFVASTVVERALGAPFASAVTVLILITAFASTFALLLAASRVPYAAARDGLFLAVFARLHPRDAYPVVSLVAIGVAALACCFLPLDQIIAIIGVGIVVLGGIGAFASILRLRGADVAMPYRMPLFPLPPLIALAAWVYVVLSAGVVADVFTLLSLAAGALVYVYSRSRTSAKAGSETS; via the coding sequence ATGATCGGAATCGGTCTTCTCATCACAATTCCGCTCGTCCTTGCCGCCTTGCACGGGCCGCTTTCGCTTGCGGCGTGGATATTGGGCGCGCTCGTCGCGATTTGCGACGGACTGGTATGGGCCGAGCTCGGCGCCGCTCTCCCGCGCTCGGGCGGGCTCTACGCGTTCTTTCTCGAGCTATTTGGTCCGCGCAGCGGGCGTCTGTTGGCGTTTCTTTTCGTCTGGCAGTTCGTGATCACGACGCCGTTCTTACTCGCCAGCGGATACATCGGTTTCGCGCAGTACGCGACCTATATTCTGCCCGCGCTGCGAGCCAGCGATCTTGCGCAGCATCTGCTTGCGGTTGCAATCGGCGTGGTGACGATCTTCTTGCTCGCACGCGTCATCGTTCGCGTCGCCTTGATCTCGGTCGTGCTCTTCGGCGCTGCGACCCTGACGCTCGTCATCGTAACGCTCGCCGCTTGGATCCGTTTCGATCCGCATCTCGCCTTTACGCCCGATCCCCAAGCTCACACATTTTGGCCTTTGATCGCGGGTCTGGGCAGCGGACTGACCGTGACCCTTTACGACTATCTCGGCTACAACACGATAACCAGCATCGGCGAGGAAGTAATTACGCCGGCGAAGACGATCCCGCGCTCGATCATCGCCGCCGTCGCGATCGTCGCCGCATTGTATCTCGCGTTGCAGACCGGGATTCTTGGATCCACGCCGTGGCAGCAGTTGCTCGGCGCCTCATTCGTTGCATCAACCGTCGTCGAACGCGCACTCGGAGCGCCGTTTGCGAGCGCGGTTACCGTGCTCATCCTCATCACCGCATTCGCGTCGACCTTTGCGCTCTTGCTTGCGGCTTCGCGCGTTCCGTATGCGGCTGCCCGCGACGGACTATTTCTTGCAGTTTTTGCGCGACTGCATCCGCGCGACGCCTATCCGGTCGTCTCGCTTGTCGCAATCGGCGTCGCGGCGCTCGCCTGCTGCTTCCTGCCGCTCGATCAAATCATCGCGATCATCGGCGTCGGCATCGTCGTGCTGGGCGGGATCGGGGCATTTGCGTCGATTCTACGCCTGCGCGGCGCAGACGTTGCGATGCCGTATCGCATGCCGCTCTTTCCGTTGCCGCCGTTGATCGCGCTCGCAGCGTGGGTTTACGTCGTCCTGAGCGCAGGCGTCGTCGCGGACGTCTTTACGCTGCTCTCGCTCGCCGCCGGCGCGCTCGTCTACGTTTACTCCCGGTCGAGAACCTCGGCCAAAGCCGGAAGCGAAACGTCGTAA
- a CDS encoding alpha/beta hydrolase-fold protein: MRTISRTRNDLSDLLGIEGIVALDAFESKALANNPLGDRSDRPLGVYTPPGYDPEGSRRYPVLYLLHGYTGDLAGVVGTRLWEKNVVQRLDRLIAGKKMSPAIMVIVDGVTRLGGSQYVNSIHNGDYASYVVHETLAHVDRNYRTIPRAEGRGVLGKSTGGFGSLYLTMNYPGHFGAFASHSGDSYFRMCQVKSLITCGRVLERYPNFEAFVQAFEAKEKPKFEEVSTMEMLGYAAAYSPTAAKAFAFDLPIDVKTGAFRDDVWARWLAFDPTEQIPHKRTELAALRLRYIDCGRRDEYGLDIGARVMAQQIRDLGLDVRHEEFDDDHMRIGYRYDVSLPALAEVLDRE; the protein is encoded by the coding sequence ATGCGCACGATATCGCGAACGCGCAACGATCTCTCGGACCTCCTCGGAATCGAGGGAATCGTTGCGCTGGATGCCTTCGAAAGCAAAGCACTGGCCAACAATCCTCTCGGCGATCGTTCGGACCGCCCGCTGGGCGTTTACACGCCGCCGGGTTATGACCCCGAAGGCTCGAGACGCTATCCGGTTCTGTATCTGCTGCACGGATATACGGGCGATCTGGCCGGCGTCGTCGGCACGCGCCTGTGGGAGAAGAACGTCGTCCAACGTCTCGACCGTTTGATCGCCGGAAAGAAGATGTCGCCCGCGATCATGGTGATCGTCGACGGCGTGACGCGCCTGGGCGGATCGCAGTACGTCAACTCGATTCACAACGGGGACTACGCATCATACGTGGTGCACGAGACGCTCGCGCACGTCGATCGAAATTATCGTACGATTCCGCGAGCCGAGGGAAGAGGCGTACTCGGAAAATCGACCGGTGGCTTCGGATCGTTGTATCTTACGATGAACTATCCCGGGCATTTCGGGGCGTTCGCATCGCACAGTGGCGATTCGTATTTCCGAATGTGCCAGGTGAAGTCGCTCATCACGTGCGGACGCGTCTTGGAGAGATATCCAAACTTCGAAGCGTTCGTCCAAGCCTTCGAGGCGAAAGAGAAGCCAAAGTTTGAAGAGGTCTCCACGATGGAGATGCTCGGGTATGCGGCGGCGTATTCGCCGACGGCCGCAAAAGCGTTCGCGTTCGATTTGCCGATCGACGTGAAAACCGGTGCGTTCCGAGACGACGTTTGGGCGCGGTGGCTCGCATTCGATCCGACCGAGCAGATCCCGCACAAGCGAACGGAGCTCGCGGCGCTACGTCTACGGTATATCGATTGTGGACGGCGTGACGAATACGGCTTGGATATCGGAGCGCGCGTCATGGCGCAGCAGATTCGCGATCTGGGTCTCGACGTACGGCACGAAGAGTTCGATGATGACCACATGCGGATCGGCTATCGTTACGACGTTTCGCTTCCGGCTTTGGCCGAGGTTCTCGACCGGGAGTAA